Proteins found in one Anaerolineae bacterium genomic segment:
- a CDS encoding DUF1616 domain-containing protein yields MQIIRLMLAIALCWGLPGFFLVSLIWPREEGFSTLGRGMLSTALSVVVTSLIGLALAGLHRLNAGWAWGAMLAVTAILAGIWLGRRPARPRLAWGRRHMVTALFLLITLAAVLASRLYLAFGPKPIPLEPDSWAYMADTTRIIAAGTIPDQVYQWGIETAFPTDKVLFLLFSAVFQLLSGLDALGVMTWITLLYVAAGAMALWL; encoded by the coding sequence ATGCAGATCATTCGACTCATGTTGGCCATTGCGCTCTGTTGGGGGCTGCCCGGCTTCTTCCTGGTGAGCCTCATCTGGCCGCGGGAGGAAGGGTTTTCCACCCTGGGAAGGGGTATGCTCTCCACGGCGTTGAGCGTGGTGGTTACCTCGCTGATTGGCCTGGCGCTGGCCGGCCTGCACCGGCTGAACGCCGGCTGGGCCTGGGGGGCCATGCTGGCAGTGACGGCCATACTGGCAGGCATATGGCTGGGCCGGCGACCGGCGCGGCCGCGATTGGCATGGGGCCGGCGGCACATGGTCACCGCTCTCTTTCTCCTGATCACACTGGCGGCCGTCCTGGCATCGCGGCTCTACCTTGCCTTTGGCCCCAAACCCATCCCCTTGGAGCCCGATTCCTGGGCTTATATGGCCGACACGACCCGTATTATTGCCGCCGGCACCATCCCCGATCAGGTCTACCAGTGGGGCATCGAAACCGCATTCCCCACCGACAAGGTGCTTTTCCTGCTCTTCAGCGCCGTGTTTCAGCTCCTCAGCGGCCTGGACGCGCTGGGCGTGATGACCTGGATCACCCTGCTGTACGTGGCGGCCGGCGCGATGGCGCTGTGGCTC